In the genome of Cryptomeria japonica chromosome 8, Sugi_1.0, whole genome shotgun sequence, one region contains:
- the LOC131028594 gene encoding uncharacterized protein LOC131028594 codes for MAPNKSTSEGWKHVTRNGTYLHCNMCPKVYTGTLTRIKDHLLGILGGKGGGVTACPNVSKEIRAILEKEQASSIAGKMQVAQKKQRIEEDLSRSTSIMSSSSSLPKATGTSKESGTLKSLWKPVEKQQVDDTLADLFYTSAIPFNVARNPHFHNAIQKVAQFGKGYTPPTSEAFRTSLLERSKERVTEKLAEVKASWKVTGCTILSDGWSDICQRPLINVLVACPEGVAFLKVIDTMNHKKTSEYIFQILEEAILEVGVENVVQVVTDSATNCVGAGKLIVEKYPQIYWSPCAAHCLDLLLHDLAKFPWIHEAIHRGRAIANFIRNHRLTLSLYRQHASRELLPPCDTRFASFYITLKRVVEEKVALRSVVCFNEWENSALSKSAKGKNIEQIVFNSSFWESGTKVLSICEPIVDVLRMVDGDKPCLGMLYESMDRCKEAIQIALNNVDAKYMKIWAAVDSKWKMMHTPLHAAACYLEPKLFHIDRQADFEIMAGFYEAISKFELDPAIASLIRDQSWLYKRAEGLFGVAGAKYDIKRDAVPSYRWWMSYGAQTPELQRFAIRILSQGASSSACERNWSCFDHIHSKKRNKLLSGKLGDLVYVRSNLKLFMNKSASDSTSSSQQHIPQDIEVPVVDEPDFLDEELDSDTDDDATPSEPSALDDLELL; via the coding sequence ATGGCTCCCAACAAATCAACTTCAGAGGGATGGAAACATGTGACCCGCAATGGTACTTATCTTCATTGTAATATGTGCCCGAAAGTTTATACCGGAACTTTAACGAGGATAAAGGACCACTTGCTTGGTATTTTAGGGGGTAAAGGTGGAGGTGTTACTGCATGTCCAAATGTGTCCAAAGAAATTAGAGCTATTTTAGAGAAAGAGCAAGCCTCTTCGATTGCAGGAAAGATGCAGGTGGCACAAAAGAAACAGAGAATTGAAGAGGATCTGTCTAGATCCACATCTATTATGTCTTCCTCTTCGAGTCTACCCAAGGCCACAGGGACATCCAAAGAGAGTGGAACTTTGAAGAGTCTTTGGAAACCAGTAGAGAAACAACAGGTGGATGATACACTAGCAGATTTGTTTTACACAAGTGCTATTCCGTTCAATGTAGCTAGAAATCCGCATTttcacaatgcaattcaaaaagttgcacagtttggcaaagggtacacacctCCCACTTCTGAGGCTTTCAGGACAAGTCTTTTGGAGAGGTCAAAAGAAAGAGTGACTGAGAAACTAGCTGAGGTCAAAGCCTCTTGGAAGGTAACAGGTTGCACcatattgagtgatggatggtcagatatatgtcaaaggccattgatcaatgttttGGTGGCTTGTCCTGAAGGTGTTGCATTCTTGAAAGTGATTGACACCATGAACCACAAGAAAACTTCTGAATACATAtttcaaatattagaggaagccattcttgaagtaggggtggaaaatgtggttcaagtggtCACTGACAGTGCAACAAATTGTGTGGGAGCTGGAAAACTGATTGTTGAGAAATACCCTCAAATATATTGGAGTCCATGTGCAGCACATTGTTTGGATTTGCTGCTTCATGATTTGGCTAAGTTTCCATGGATACATGAAGCAATTCATAGAGGGAGAGCAATTGCAAACTTCATAAGAAATCATCGTCTCACATTGAGTCTTTACAGGCAGCATGCATCTAGGGAGTTGTTGCCGCCTTGTGACACAAGATTTGcttcattttatatcactttgaaGAGAGTTGTTGAAGAGAAAGTAGCTTTGAGATCTGTTGTTTGTTTCAATGAGTGGGAAAATTCAGCGCTTTCGAAAAGTGCCAAGGGCAAGAACATAGAGCAAATTGTTTTCAATAGCAGCTTTTGGGAAAGTGGAACAaaggttttgagtatatgtgagcCAATTGTTGATGTGCTTCGCATGGTTGATGGTGACAAaccttgccttggcatgctttatgaaagcatggatCGTTGTAAGGAAGCTATTCAGATAGCACTAAATAATGTAGATGCAAAGTACATGAAGATATGGGCAGCAGTTGATTCTAAatggaaaatgatgcacacacctttacatgCAGCAGCTTGTTATTTGGAGCCTAAGTTATTTCATATTGATCGACAAGCTGATTTTGAAATTATGGCAGGGTTTTATGAAGCCATTAGCAAATTTGAACTAGATCCAGCAATTGCAAGTCTAATCAGAGACCAAAGTTGGCTATACAAGAGAGCAGAAGGGTTGTTTGGAGTAGCAGGAGCCAAATATGATATAAAACGAGATGCGGTACCTAGTTATAGATGGTGGATGAGCTATGGAGCACAAACTCCTGAACTTCAGCGCTTTGCCATTAGAATACTGAGTCAGGGAGcaagttcatcagcttgtgagaggaattggagttgctttgaccacatccattccaagaagaggaacaaattgttgtctggaaagttgggagatcttgtctacGTTCGCAGCAATTTGAAATTGTTCATGAACAAATCAGCAAGTGACTCCACTTCTTCTTCACAACAACACATTCCACAAGACATAGAAGTGCCAGTTGTAGATGAACCTGACTTTCTTGATGAAGAATTGGATAGTGATACAGATGATGATGCTACACCATCTGagccaagtgctcttgatgacttagagCTTCTTTGA